A section of the Anabaena cylindrica PCC 7122 genome encodes:
- the ileS gene encoding isoleucine--tRNA ligase: MTEPGQYKDTVNLPKTNFDMRANAIKREPEIQKFWEENNIYSRLSEENPGELFILHDGPPYANGQLHIGHALNKILKDIINRYHLLQGRKIRYVPGWDCHGLPIELKVLQNMKQAERQNLTPLQLRQKAKDFALKTVDEQRESFKRYGIWGDWENPYLTLKPEYEAAQIGVFGEMFLKGYIYRGLKPVHWSPSSKTALAEAELEYPEGHVSRSIYAAFPVVKVSEGLKASLDAFLPDLGVAVWTTTPWTIPGNLAVAVNGALEYAVVEVSRRDAEAQRGCKYLIVAAELVERLAAVLDSELTVKAKFAGKDLEGTTYRHPLFDRESLVVVGGDYITTESGTGLVHTAPGHGQEDYIVGQRYGLPILAPVDDSGNFTDEAGKFAGLNVLGDGNQAIIDALSEAGSLLKEEAYPHKYPYDWRTKKPTIFRATEQWFASVAGFREDALKAIASVRWIPAQGENRITPMIAERSDWCISRQRSWGVPIPVFYDDATGEVLLNAETINHVQAIFAEKGSDAWWELSIAELLPEAYRNNGKTYRRGTDTMDVWFDSGSSWAAVAKQRPELCYPVDMYLEGSDQHRGWFQSSLLTSVAVNGIAPYKTVLTHGFVLDENGRKMSKSVGNVVDPQLMIQGGSNQKQQPAYGADVLRLWVSSVDYSGDVRLGNNIIKQLADVRNKIRNTARFLLGSLHDFDPQKDAVAFADLPDLDKYMLHRIREVFNEVTEAFDSFQFFRFFQTVQNFCVVDLSNFYLDVAKDRLYISSTDAFRRRSCQTVLQIALENLARAIAPVLCHTAEDIWQFIPYKTAYKSVFEAGWVQVDDEWENEDLAEFWDTLRTLRNDVNKVLEQARIEKLIGSSLEAKALIHIPHKQLNDAIKAFNPVSGNGIDELRYLLLTSQVEILDSAEGLQGLKYTATTEDWTIAIVNADGQKCDRCWNYSTHVGESAEHPLLCERCVPALAGEF, translated from the coding sequence GTGACTGAACCCGGACAATACAAAGATACCGTCAATTTACCCAAGACTAACTTCGATATGCGGGCAAACGCAATCAAGCGCGAACCCGAAATCCAAAAATTCTGGGAAGAAAACAACATTTATTCTCGCCTCTCTGAAGAAAACCCCGGCGAATTATTTATACTGCACGATGGGCCTCCCTATGCTAACGGTCAGTTGCATATTGGTCATGCCTTAAATAAGATTCTCAAAGATATTATTAACCGTTACCATCTATTACAAGGTCGTAAAATTCGCTACGTTCCTGGTTGGGATTGTCACGGATTGCCGATTGAGTTGAAAGTTCTGCAAAATATGAAGCAGGCAGAACGGCAAAATCTCACTCCTTTGCAATTGCGTCAAAAAGCGAAAGACTTCGCACTAAAGACCGTAGACGAACAACGAGAAAGCTTTAAACGCTATGGGATTTGGGGTGATTGGGAAAATCCTTATTTGACTTTAAAGCCTGAATACGAAGCGGCGCAAATTGGCGTTTTTGGGGAAATGTTCCTCAAAGGTTATATCTATCGCGGTTTAAAGCCGGTGCATTGGAGTCCTAGTTCTAAAACGGCTTTGGCTGAAGCGGAGTTAGAATATCCTGAAGGTCACGTTTCTCGAAGTATTTATGCCGCTTTTCCGGTGGTGAAGGTTTCCGAAGGGTTAAAGGCTAGTTTGGATGCTTTCTTGCCTGATTTGGGTGTGGCTGTGTGGACTACTACTCCCTGGACTATTCCCGGTAATTTGGCTGTGGCTGTGAATGGTGCGTTGGAATATGCGGTGGTGGAGGTCTCACGCAGAGACGCGGAGGCTCAGAGAGGATGCAAGTATCTGATTGTTGCTGCTGAGTTGGTGGAAAGGTTGGCTGCGGTTTTGGATAGTGAGTTAACGGTAAAAGCCAAATTCGCAGGGAAGGATTTGGAAGGGACTACTTACCGTCATCCTCTTTTTGACCGTGAAAGTCTGGTGGTGGTTGGTGGCGATTATATCACTACTGAGTCGGGGACTGGGTTGGTTCATACTGCGCCTGGTCATGGTCAAGAGGACTACATTGTTGGTCAGCGTTACGGTTTGCCGATTCTTGCTCCTGTTGATGATAGTGGGAATTTTACGGATGAGGCTGGTAAGTTTGCTGGCTTGAATGTTTTGGGTGATGGGAATCAAGCGATTATTGATGCTTTGAGTGAAGCGGGTTCTCTGTTGAAGGAGGAAGCTTATCCTCACAAGTATCCTTATGATTGGAGAACGAAAAAACCAACGATTTTCCGCGCTACTGAACAATGGTTTGCTTCTGTGGCCGGTTTTAGGGAAGATGCTTTAAAAGCGATCGCATCTGTGCGTTGGATTCCCGCTCAAGGTGAAAACCGCATCACCCCTATGATAGCGGAAAGATCAGATTGGTGTATCTCTCGTCAGCGTTCTTGGGGTGTTCCTATTCCGGTGTTTTATGATGATGCAACTGGTGAAGTTTTGCTGAATGCGGAAACCATTAACCACGTTCAAGCTATCTTTGCTGAGAAAGGTTCTGATGCTTGGTGGGAGTTGTCGATCGCTGAGTTATTACCAGAAGCATATCGTAATAATGGCAAAACTTACCGCAGAGGTACGGATACAATGGATGTCTGGTTTGATTCTGGTTCTTCTTGGGCAGCGGTAGCCAAGCAAAGACCGGAGTTATGCTATCCTGTGGATATGTATTTGGAAGGTTCTGACCAACACCGAGGCTGGTTTCAATCGAGTTTGTTAACGAGTGTGGCTGTTAATGGCATTGCACCTTACAAAACGGTTTTAACTCATGGTTTCGTTTTGGATGAAAATGGACGAAAAATGAGTAAGTCGGTGGGGAATGTGGTTGATCCTCAATTGATGATTCAAGGTGGTAGTAATCAAAAACAACAACCAGCTTATGGTGCTGATGTGTTGCGGTTGTGGGTTTCTTCGGTAGATTATTCTGGTGATGTGCGTTTGGGTAATAACATCATCAAGCAATTAGCTGATGTACGGAATAAGATTCGCAATACGGCACGGTTTTTGTTGGGTAGTTTGCATGATTTTGATCCTCAAAAGGATGCTGTGGCTTTTGCAGATTTGCCAGATTTGGATAAGTATATGCTGCACCGCATTCGTGAGGTGTTTAATGAGGTAACGGAAGCTTTTGATAGTTTTCAGTTTTTCCGATTTTTCCAAACGGTGCAGAATTTCTGTGTTGTGGATTTGTCGAATTTCTATTTAGATGTTGCCAAGGATAGATTGTATATCAGTTCTACTGATGCTTTCCGTCGTCGCAGTTGTCAAACGGTGTTGCAGATTGCTTTGGAGAATTTAGCAAGAGCGATCGCACCAGTTTTATGTCATACTGCTGAGGATATCTGGCAATTTATCCCCTACAAAACAGCCTATAAGTCAGTGTTTGAGGCTGGTTGGGTGCAGGTAGATGATGAATGGGAAAATGAAGATTTAGCCGAATTTTGGGACACTCTGCGTACACTCCGCAACGATGTTAATAAGGTTTTGGAACAAGCGCGGATAGAAAAATTAATCGGTTCTTCCCTGGAAGCGAAAGCTTTGATTCATATCCCTCACAAACAGTTAAACGATGCTATCAAAGCCTTTAACCCTGTTAGCGGTAACGGTATTGATGAACTGCGGTATTTATTGCTGACTTCCCAAGTGGAAATTTTAGATTCTGCTGAGGGACTCCAAGGATTGAAATATACAGCAACCACAGAAGACTGGACTATAGCAATAGTAAACGCAGATGGTCAAAAGTGCGATCGCTGTTGGAACTATTCTACCCATGTTGGCGAATCTGCGGAACACCCCCTATTGTGTGAACGCTGTGTTCCTGCTTTAGCTGGGGAATTTTAA
- a CDS encoding restriction endonuclease, with protein MINFKEIEGGEDWELFARDFLKEIGFRIESEVSRGADDGKDLIISETTKGIENTYRFRWLVSCKNNATSGKSVNEAIEQNLLERCESFNVDGFIGFYSTLASSGLVKRLDSLKTNGKIREYQIYDRRKIESILISKGFSFLCLRYFPESYKRIKPRHQIFSQWLDLKCDCCHKDLLDLNNLSSYQGVISFIVDEKNFIHDIYFACKGDCNNTLESKIFKQYGYATQWEDISDLIIPAKYLQFVLGVINEIHKKEVIYTDLSLQKLRYFLASLGQIVFREMTEKERERLLDIQEHNF; from the coding sequence ATGATTAACTTTAAAGAAATAGAGGGTGGCGAAGATTGGGAGTTATTTGCACGCGACTTTCTAAAAGAAATTGGTTTCCGCATAGAGTCGGAAGTATCTAGAGGTGCAGATGATGGGAAAGACTTGATTATATCTGAAACTACTAAAGGTATAGAAAATACATATCGTTTTAGATGGTTGGTTAGTTGTAAAAACAATGCAACTTCTGGTAAGTCTGTCAATGAAGCAATTGAACAAAATCTATTAGAGAGATGTGAATCATTTAATGTTGATGGATTTATTGGTTTTTATTCCACTCTAGCAAGTTCAGGATTAGTTAAGAGATTAGACTCTTTAAAGACAAATGGGAAGATCAGAGAATATCAAATTTATGATCGGAGGAAAATCGAAAGTATTTTAATATCAAAGGGTTTCAGTTTTCTATGTCTTAGATATTTCCCTGAGTCTTATAAAAGAATAAAGCCTAGACATCAAATTTTCTCCCAGTGGTTAGATTTGAAATGTGACTGCTGTCATAAGGACTTATTAGATTTAAATAATTTATCTTCATATCAAGGTGTAATTAGTTTTATTGTGGACGAGAAAAATTTTATCCATGATATCTACTTTGCTTGTAAAGGTGATTGTAATAATACTTTGGAAAGCAAAATTTTTAAACAGTATGGATATGCTACCCAATGGGAAGATATAAGTGATTTGATAATTCCAGCAAAATACTTACAATTTGTTCTTGGAGTAATAAACGAAATTCACAAAAAAGAGGTTATATACACGGATCTATCTCTTCAAAAATTGAGATACTTCTTGGCATCTTTAGGGCAAATAGTCTTTAGAGAAATGACCGAAAAAGAACGTGAAAGATTATTAGATATACAGGAACATAATTTTTAA
- a CDS encoding Hpt domain-containing protein produces MKPEEFNRILGYFVEESQEYLNTIYKGLSNLQNTIDDRNELEVMFRATFCLKGTAGMLGFTSMMKILSRLEDCLKLLHYPIIADEPLQLLFLDIYHTLERLIIEIKTYEGLTATKVADITFNIETIFTVLNSHLFFLIDKSNYKTKVTHVDAYQKWGYEIPLKLILLDTKTFLCRTFADYFEGLPNIEIVNGTFEDLPFFDCIVTAASALPSANSIDRAILRFFGEDVEKLLQNRIQEEYLGDQPIGTSLIVETNHPLHPFIAHTPTLRMQVSMAGNDHVYQGLWATLLAIRQHNRLYCNCLQKQINTVALPGLGNSPGSVPVDEVARQMSMAYQNFLFSLPPFQNSYQREFQSLLTIT; encoded by the coding sequence ATGAAACCAGAAGAATTTAACAGAATTCTCGGCTACTTCGTTGAAGAATCACAAGAATACCTCAATACAATCTACAAAGGTTTATCCAATTTACAAAATACAATTGATGACCGAAATGAATTAGAAGTAATGTTCCGAGCTACTTTTTGCCTCAAAGGTACAGCAGGAATGCTAGGATTTACCAGCATGATGAAAATTCTATCTCGTTTAGAAGATTGTCTAAAATTACTGCATTATCCGATTATTGCCGACGAACCACTACAATTACTATTTTTAGATATTTACCATACCCTCGAAAGGTTAATTATAGAAATTAAAACTTATGAGGGTTTAACAGCAACCAAAGTAGCTGATATTACTTTTAATATTGAGACTATTTTTACAGTCCTCAATTCCCATTTATTTTTTTTAATTGATAAATCTAATTATAAAACTAAAGTTACCCATGTAGATGCTTATCAAAAATGGGGTTATGAAATACCATTAAAACTAATTTTATTAGATACAAAAACGTTTTTATGTAGAACCTTTGCTGATTATTTTGAAGGTCTACCCAATATAGAAATAGTTAATGGTACTTTTGAAGATTTGCCTTTTTTTGACTGCATAGTTACGGCAGCTAGTGCTTTACCTTCTGCTAATAGTATTGATCGGGCGATTCTGAGATTCTTTGGTGAAGATGTCGAAAAACTCTTACAAAACCGCATTCAAGAAGAGTATTTGGGAGATCAACCTATAGGTACGTCTTTAATTGTGGAAACCAATCATCCTTTACACCCGTTTATTGCTCATACTCCTACTTTGAGAATGCAGGTGTCTATGGCTGGTAATGATCATGTTTATCAAGGTTTGTGGGCAACTCTGTTAGCTATTCGCCAACATAATAGATTGTACTGTAATTGTTTACAAAAACAGATTAATACAGTTGCCCTTCCTGGTTTGGGTAATAGTCCTGGTAGTGTTCCTGTTGATGAAGTGGCTAGACAAATGTCTATGGCATATCAAAATTTTCTTTTTAGTCTTCCACCGTTCCAGAATTCCTACCAGAGAGAATTTCAGAGTTTGCTGACAATTACTTAA
- a CDS encoding trans-splicing intein-formed DNA polymerase III subunit alpha N-terminal partner DnaE-N produces MSFVPLHIHSDYSLLDGASQLPELVDQAIALGMKAIALTDHGVMYGAVELIKICRNKNVKPIIGNEMYIINGDIEKQERRPKYHQVVLAKNTKGYKNLVKLTTISHLQGVQGKGIFSRPCINKDLLKQYHEGLIVTSACLGGEIPQAILSNRPDAARKVAKWYKEVFGEDFYLEIQDHGSQEDRIVNVEIVKIARELGIKFIATNDSHYISCFDVEAHDALLCIQTGQLISEDKRMRYSGTEYLKSAAEMQMLFRDHLPDDVIAESIATTVEVADKVEPYHIMDDPKIPTPPIPSGHTPDTYAEEIAWQGLLDRLNRKSRNEVDQVYKERLEYELKMLQKMGFSTYFLVVWDYIKFARDNNIPVGPGRGSAAGSLVAYAMRITNIDPVHHGLLFERFLNPERKSMPDIDTDFCIEQRDKVIEYVTDKYGADRVAQIITFNRLTSKAVLKDVARVLNIPYGDADKMAKLIPVVRGKPTKLKVMVSNETPAQEFKDKYDNDPNVRHWLDMAMRIEGTNKTFGVHAAGVVISADPLDEIVPLQRNNDGSVITQYFMEDLESLGLLKMDFLGLRNLTLIQKTIDLIEETKGYKIDPDEITGQERKAQKILAKGGHTTLPKDVEKAYELLESGKLEGIFQLESSGMKEIVKDLKPSNIEDISSILALYRPGPLDAGLIPKFINRKHGREQIEYETGILEPILNETYGIMVYQEQIMKIAQDMAGYSLGQADLLRRAMGKKKVSEMEKQKQNFIDGSAKNGVKPQVAEHLFGDMLKFAEYCLSYDTEVLTVEYGFIPIGEIVEKRIECSIFSVDKNGNVYTQPIAQWHNRGRQEIYEYCLDDGSKIRATKDHKFMTTAGEMLPIDEIFERDLDLLKVEGLPE; encoded by the coding sequence ATGTCTTTTGTTCCTTTGCATATTCATAGTGATTACAGTTTGTTGGATGGGGCCAGTCAGCTACCGGAGTTGGTGGATCAAGCGATCGCACTGGGGATGAAAGCGATCGCACTCACAGATCATGGTGTCATGTATGGTGCCGTAGAATTAATTAAAATCTGCCGCAACAAAAACGTTAAGCCAATTATTGGCAACGAAATGTATATTATTAATGGTGATATTGAAAAACAAGAACGCCGTCCTAAATATCATCAAGTCGTTTTAGCTAAAAATACAAAAGGCTATAAAAACTTAGTTAAATTAACCACAATTTCTCACCTTCAAGGTGTCCAAGGTAAAGGTATTTTTTCTCGCCCTTGTATTAACAAAGATTTACTCAAACAATATCATGAAGGCTTAATAGTCACCAGCGCTTGTTTAGGTGGAGAAATTCCCCAAGCAATTCTTAGTAATCGACCAGATGCAGCCCGGAAAGTTGCCAAATGGTACAAAGAAGTTTTTGGCGAAGATTTTTACTTAGAAATTCAAGACCACGGTTCCCAAGAAGATAGAATTGTTAATGTCGAAATTGTCAAAATTGCACGGGAATTAGGAATTAAATTTATTGCTACCAATGATTCTCATTACATTTCTTGTTTTGATGTAGAAGCACACGATGCCTTGCTATGTATTCAAACCGGGCAGCTAATTAGCGAAGATAAAAGAATGCGATATAGCGGTACAGAATACCTCAAATCTGCCGCAGAAATGCAAATGCTATTTCGTGACCATTTACCAGATGATGTGATTGCCGAATCTATAGCCACAACGGTCGAAGTAGCGGATAAAGTCGAGCCTTACCATATCATGGATGACCCGAAAATTCCTACTCCTCCTATTCCTTCTGGTCACACTCCTGACACTTATGCTGAAGAGATTGCTTGGCAAGGACTTTTAGATAGATTAAATCGTAAATCCCGTAACGAAGTAGATCAAGTTTATAAAGAAAGATTAGAATATGAATTAAAAATGTTGCAAAAGATGGGCTTTTCTACCTACTTTTTAGTAGTGTGGGACTACATCAAATTTGCACGAGATAATAATATTCCTGTGGGTCCAGGTCGGGGTTCAGCCGCTGGTTCTTTGGTTGCCTATGCCATGCGAATTACTAATATTGACCCTGTGCATCATGGTTTATTATTTGAAAGATTTCTCAATCCCGAACGTAAATCAATGCCTGATATTGATACAGATTTTTGCATTGAACAACGGGATAAAGTCATTGAATATGTAACTGATAAATATGGTGCTGATAGAGTTGCCCAAATTATCACCTTTAACCGTTTAACATCGAAAGCAGTTTTAAAAGATGTCGCTAGAGTGTTAAATATTCCCTATGGTGACGCTGATAAAATGGCGAAATTAATTCCCGTAGTGCGAGGAAAACCAACTAAACTCAAAGTCATGGTTTCTAATGAAACACCAGCACAAGAGTTTAAAGATAAATATGATAATGACCCAAATGTTCGTCATTGGCTAGATATGGCCATGCGGATTGAAGGTACTAATAAAACCTTTGGTGTCCATGCTGCGGGTGTGGTAATTTCTGCTGATCCTCTTGATGAAATTGTTCCCTTACAACGCAATAATGATGGTTCTGTGATTACCCAATATTTCATGGAAGATTTGGAATCATTGGGTTTGTTAAAAATGGATTTCTTGGGTTTACGAAACCTCACGCTAATTCAAAAAACTATTGATTTGATTGAAGAAACTAAGGGTTATAAAATTGACCCCGATGAAATTACAGGTCAAGAAAGAAAAGCACAAAAAATATTAGCAAAAGGTGGACATACCACTTTACCAAAAGATGTAGAAAAGGCTTACGAATTATTAGAATCAGGTAAATTAGAAGGAATATTTCAACTAGAATCTTCAGGAATGAAGGAAATAGTTAAAGATTTGAAACCTTCTAATATTGAAGATATCTCTTCTATTTTGGCACTTTATCGACCAGGCCCATTAGATGCGGGATTAATTCCTAAGTTTATTAATCGTAAACATGGACGAGAACAGATTGAATATGAAACAGGTATTTTAGAACCAATTTTAAATGAAACCTATGGAATTATGGTTTATCAAGAGCAAATTATGAAAATTGCTCAAGATATGGCTGGTTATTCTTTAGGACAAGCTGACTTGCTGCGTCGGGCTATGGGTAAAAAGAAAGTTTCTGAAATGGAGAAACAAAAGCAAAATTTTATTGACGGTTCTGCCAAAAACGGTGTAAAACCCCAAGTTGCTGAACATTTGTTTGGAGATATGTTGAAGTTTGCAGAATATTGTTTAAGTTATGATACAGAAGTTTTAACTGTGGAATATGGTTTTATTCCTATTGGGGAAATTGTAGAAAAGAGAATCGAGTGTAGTATTTTTAGTGTTGATAAAAATGGAAATGTTTACACTCAACCCATTGCCCAATGGCATAACCGAGGAAGGCAAGAAATATATGAATATTGTTTAGATGATGGTTCAAAAATTCGAGCAACTAAAGACCATAAATTTATGACAACTGCGGGGGAAATGTTGCCGATTGATGAGATTTTTGAGCGGGATTTGGATTTGCTAAAGGTAGAGGGTTTACCCGAATAA
- a CDS encoding DUF4114 domain-containing protein, which produces MTTISNLNNGIFTVNETGKVSVDFLYDGGLNKGELAIFSLQGMEGLTVGSTEFMLEASRRALSNSNLGYVAVRDESDRARFSNLNNELPWEKDFNGGVYKGPQLFKMTAGSTFAMMLVTDTTVAKIAQSTSISTDKVLFSFGSVDKTTGKVAPQIADITGKGNTFGWEDINTLKSNDRDFNDMVVQVSGATAKASTLQDSVYTNRNWLNTSFGQELVQYANRPRFETGTFIVDGTGQVQVDYLYDGGWYQGQLAVFSLKGMENYQPGSLEFIRAATSRALSNSTQGRILISDRTEGARLSGTTSWEPNFNAGNYQGVKSVQMTAGDEVAFMLVQNTTFDEIYSQPYVTAQAGKQVIFSIDKNQIVAVDKNGTLAFEDISVRSAKSDKDFNDLVFQVKGLTSNNIANMNAEVNPNRDWRTTAIGQDLLKYADRSTYSEGVFQVGETGQVNFDFLYDGGWYQGEFAVFSLEGMENYQPGSEAFIKQATNRALSNSKLGYVLAKDPSEGARFTEKMPWEPNFNAGNYLGVKSFEMNPGDKFAFMFVPNTSVQEINKTKGISKASQMWQYGKLPLFSIPEANPSMAVGQLVDVDGNGTFALEDIPTASSTSDRDYNDFVFQIKGAKGVAQSIDTFSNSERNWRNTAVGKQLLEYSNRAIFDEGVFVANQTGQVKIDFLYDGGEYEQGEVGIFSLKGMDMYEAGSNAFIREALRRATSNSTDGYVVVKDAEEGGLYSDNSNILYWEPNFNGEEYQGEQIYNLKAGDAFGFVLMSNGTLQDALTGQSFTNSNRPVFSMSAANLNDNVQVAEVLTGSNKMMIGFEDVALHPKSDRDYNDFVLTVKGVQSIGITDIKDVMLHYHNWVDTQIGSDLTNYFNTGNLPPQLL; this is translated from the coding sequence ATGACGACAATTTCTAACTTAAATAATGGCATCTTTACAGTTAATGAAACTGGAAAAGTTAGCGTCGATTTTCTATATGATGGAGGCCTGAATAAAGGAGAACTAGCGATCTTTAGCCTTCAAGGTATGGAAGGACTGACGGTAGGTTCGACAGAATTCATGCTGGAAGCAAGCAGACGCGCTCTCAGCAATTCTAATTTAGGTTATGTAGCAGTGCGGGATGAAAGCGATCGCGCTCGGTTCAGCAATCTAAATAATGAATTGCCCTGGGAAAAAGATTTTAATGGTGGTGTTTACAAGGGTCCCCAACTGTTTAAGATGACAGCAGGAAGCACCTTTGCCATGATGTTAGTTACTGATACTACAGTGGCTAAGATCGCTCAAAGTACCTCTATTAGTACAGATAAAGTTCTATTTTCTTTTGGTTCAGTAGATAAAACCACCGGAAAAGTTGCACCCCAAATCGCAGATATCACTGGCAAGGGAAATACCTTTGGTTGGGAAGATATTAATACCTTAAAATCCAACGATCGCGATTTCAACGATATGGTGGTTCAAGTGTCTGGTGCAACAGCCAAAGCATCGACGCTACAAGATTCTGTCTACACTAACCGGAATTGGTTAAATACCTCATTCGGACAAGAATTAGTGCAGTATGCTAACCGTCCTCGGTTTGAAACAGGTACTTTTATCGTCGATGGTACTGGTCAAGTTCAAGTAGACTATCTCTATGATGGCGGTTGGTATCAGGGGCAACTAGCGGTATTTAGCCTCAAAGGGATGGAAAATTACCAACCAGGTTCCTTAGAGTTTATCCGAGCAGCTACCTCTCGCGCTTTAAGTAACTCTACACAAGGTCGCATTCTGATTAGCGATCGCACAGAAGGAGCGCGTTTGAGCGGTACTACCAGTTGGGAACCTAACTTTAATGCAGGTAATTACCAAGGAGTTAAGTCTGTTCAGATGACTGCTGGGGACGAAGTAGCATTTATGCTCGTCCAGAATACTACCTTTGACGAGATTTATAGCCAACCCTATGTTACTGCTCAAGCTGGCAAACAAGTTATTTTCTCTATCGACAAAAATCAGATAGTTGCTGTAGACAAAAATGGCACCCTAGCATTTGAAGATATCAGCGTTAGATCTGCTAAATCAGATAAAGATTTCAATGACTTGGTTTTCCAAGTCAAAGGACTAACAAGCAATAATATCGCCAACATGAACGCAGAAGTTAATCCTAATCGGGATTGGAGAACTACTGCTATCGGGCAAGACTTACTCAAATACGCTGACCGATCTACATATAGCGAAGGAGTTTTTCAAGTTGGCGAAACTGGCCAGGTAAATTTTGACTTTCTTTACGATGGCGGTTGGTATCAAGGAGAGTTCGCCGTCTTTAGTCTCGAAGGGATGGAAAACTACCAACCTGGTTCGGAAGCTTTTATTAAACAAGCCACTAATCGCGCTCTCAGCAATTCTAAATTAGGTTACGTCTTAGCTAAAGACCCCAGCGAAGGAGCGCGTTTTACTGAAAAAATGCCTTGGGAACCCAATTTCAATGCTGGAAACTATCTAGGAGTCAAAAGCTTCGAGATGAATCCAGGTGATAAATTTGCCTTTATGTTCGTACCCAATACAAGTGTTCAGGAAATCAACAAAACCAAGGGTATCAGTAAAGCGAGTCAGATGTGGCAATACGGTAAATTGCCTCTATTCTCTATCCCCGAAGCTAATCCTAGTATGGCTGTTGGACAGTTGGTAGATGTAGATGGTAACGGGACTTTTGCTCTTGAAGATATTCCTACAGCCTCTTCTACTTCTGATCGTGATTATAATGATTTTGTTTTCCAAATCAAAGGAGCTAAAGGTGTCGCTCAGTCGATAGATACTTTCTCCAACTCTGAGCGTAACTGGCGTAACACGGCTGTAGGAAAACAATTACTCGAATATTCTAATCGGGCGATTTTTGATGAAGGCGTTTTCGTTGCTAATCAAACTGGCCAAGTAAAAATTGACTTCCTCTACGATGGTGGTGAGTATGAACAGGGAGAAGTGGGAATATTTAGCCTCAAAGGCATGGATATGTACGAAGCTGGCTCAAACGCATTTATTAGAGAAGCACTTCGCCGCGCCACCAGCAATTCTACAGATGGCTACGTTGTAGTCAAAGATGCTGAAGAAGGGGGTCTTTACAGTGACAATAGTAACATTCTCTATTGGGAACCAAACTTTAATGGTGAAGAGTATCAAGGAGAGCAAATTTATAACCTCAAAGCTGGGGATGCGTTTGGTTTTGTACTCATGTCCAATGGAACTCTTCAAGATGCTTTAACTGGACAGAGTTTTACAAACAGCAATAGACCTGTGTTCTCGATGTCGGCAGCTAACTTAAACGATAATGTACAAGTAGCAGAAGTGCTGACAGGATCTAATAAAATGATGATCGGTTTTGAAGATGTTGCACTTCATCCTAAGTCTGATCGAGACTACAACGATTTTGTACTTACCGTTAAAGGAGTTCAGAGTATTGGTATCACGGACATCAAAGATGTCATGCTTCACTATCATAATTGGGTGGATACACAAATAGGTAGTGATCTGACTAACTACTTTAATACTGGCAATTTACCACCCCAACTATTATAA
- a CDS encoding sulfurtransferase gives MDTKTLISPQELFCLLAENSPQIVIIDTRSSEEYAISHLPGAINIREFFTYLLDDSSAAGLKKLQEYFAEIMSEVGVSGTERLIVYEDVLNKGYGQSCRAAFLLNYLGCAAVYILHGGYQGWLAAELPTTNEVAKTESSIFRLHPNTDIMVTKDEMLQAINNPAIIKLDVRDRIEWQGLSSSPYSPDFCPRKGRIPNSIWLEWHLLMNSEAQIPMFHSPAEILKICQSVGITSDSVVYIYCFKGSRAANTLIALQQVGIQAKNYFGSWNEWSREFSLPIDSQILQVQNPTT, from the coding sequence GTGGATACAAAAACTCTCATTTCTCCCCAAGAACTTTTTTGTTTATTAGCAGAAAACTCCCCACAAATTGTTATCATAGATACGCGAAGTTCAGAAGAATATGCTATTTCTCATCTTCCTGGTGCAATCAATATTCGTGAATTTTTCACCTATCTTTTAGATGACTCTTCAGCAGCAGGATTAAAGAAATTACAAGAATATTTTGCTGAGATTATGAGCGAAGTTGGAGTATCGGGAACAGAACGATTGATTGTGTATGAAGATGTTTTAAATAAAGGCTATGGCCAATCTTGTCGAGCAGCTTTTTTACTTAATTATTTGGGTTGTGCTGCGGTTTATATTCTGCACGGAGGATATCAAGGTTGGCTTGCTGCTGAATTGCCAACTACCAATGAAGTCGCTAAAACTGAAAGCAGCATATTTAGATTGCATCCCAACACGGATATCATGGTGACAAAAGATGAAATGTTACAAGCAATTAATAATCCTGCCATTATCAAATTAGATGTGCGCGATCGCATAGAATGGCAAGGATTGAGTTCTTCTCCCTACAGTCCAGATTTCTGTCCCCGCAAAGGGAGAATCCCTAACTCTATATGGCTAGAATGGCATCTGCTGATGAATTCTGAAGCTCAAATTCCCATGTTTCACTCACCAGCAGAAATTCTCAAAATCTGTCAGTCTGTCGGTATTACCTCAGATTCTGTCGTCTATATTTACTGCTTCAAAGGATCTAGGGCTGCTAATACACTGATTGCACTGCAACAGGTAGGAATTCAAGCCAAAAATTATTTTGGTTCTTGGAATGAATGGTCCCGTGAATTCTCATTACCTATTGATAGTCAAATTCTCCAAGTACAAAATCCCACCACCTAG